The proteins below are encoded in one region of Haladaptatus sp. R4:
- a CDS encoding PGF-pre-PGF domain-containing protein — MSRNHGRIRAALLVVIALMVVVGITPPSVSGANNIGIGINGEDETIAPGDSFGYYTYGFSGDHYVYVVLDKNGDGFYNASDGYMNVSVSTSDSNFNDYFPATKTTGLDGTYDVYAVDDKSLDDGLLDTGDSLTNGSSTQIHIDGSPPWVSDVNFTNPTNQTLDFSFTTNEQVNTSTISISGPESRILDGSNFTETNDNGTYTYNTSVAVTHDGDYTAEITTAKDDIGNDAANNQSTSELSDNVTVDTVPPGLQHVEAEVGDDTATVTFNESVVDGDGNALSADDFVFTNADGGGATNIGSVSHTTGTDTATVTFDASVSAGDLENDTIAAKSGHVYDRYGNAADTTAKSLEDTVQPGAPTGISAPDINASNRGSYDVSVTLPDDHEAGTVQLSLAGNVTRSTTVTAESDGDSTGETVTFTGIDTSGIADGSVSIDATMTDYGGNSNSASGVEVTKDTSLPGVTDASISNAPIGTYDAGTQQTVTVEFNESIDTSASPTVRVVNLNRTYAVNGSFDDDTTWTGTVTIADDNEQATGAIDISGATDGVGNVMAADSSNTFQVDTTGPAKPDSTDAANITRKNQDDYDVTVNLVSDSEADTVSVKVSDGTNSVVENRSVTNGTDSVTVPGIDVSTLDDTGTITVTALALDGGYPNSEGYTAGTTVTKDTTRPTATNVEIGDGEINDTDAGTSRTVTVTFDESMNRSVDPSVRVAGLNRTYVVVGSYDSDTIWTGTVTIADDNETTTGNVTVENATDAVGNELAATKHAFSVDTVSPSITGFDVRRTGGGTVELSFNGSERLDAASVTLSTPSGTTTLTSFTESGSGPYEYTTTYAGGDGTYTATLTEARDDAGNDGASGQSDAVTVDTTPPTFSDPVPSDTTVTDNESTVRIDVADATGSVNGSSIRVTVTDSSGTELNAVGTAHSGVSFDGSTLTVDPSAAGITLADGDVNVTVAANDTDDNRNTTEFSFGVDTTTPGVQQPRADRDVTDDSTTIRVDIDDATTGVDGSSLQVTLDNTSGQFFSGGTGTDGVSFDGDTLTVDPTKSGVPTLPNGTVTVTVTADDAVGNERSNGFEFDVDVPPSVSGFTATNTDGMNVTASFDSTDELDTVAVGISGAESSTLTTADFSATPDGDGGYNYTATYTGGTDGNYTFRLNTADDGRSDGATGETETVLVDDTPPSVTVSTPDGGEQFHDGETATVEWTATDSVSVDTVSIDYSADGGASWATITAATNDGTYDWTVPVIDSESVLVRVNGTDTSGNVGTDTSAGTFTIDSTAPTVENYSVSNPTGQDVVVSFDTDERLGAITAEVSGTESGTLTMSDFTETDNGDGTYTYATTYAGSSDGNYTATLTEATDAVDNDGASGQSESVEVDTTDPSISNFTVTNPSGRNVTVELDSDESLSDIDVTLSGAENATLTRTDFTVSGTTYTATYDGSVDGTYTATLDSAADDAGNDGASGETDAVSIDTTPPTISNVTVSNPTQQEVQLRFDSSEPLAAVGIAISGAETATLRRTGPSNASGSYVVTYTGSVDGTYTATLTEATDDAGNDGANGQSGSVTVDALSPTISNLTASNPTGDEIRVRVVSSEPLSALETDLSGPENATLTFDDFVRNGTTYTATYPDAPNGEYDVTVVGFADTANNTGSSGRTDNVTLQTSAPTASNFVATNPTGRRVVISFDGSEPLSAIDVSLSGAANATLTRANFTENGTTYTATYNGSVDGTYTATLDGITDGTGIHTVPGKTASVTVDTSQSGGGTGGGNTGGSGTGGGSSGGDTGDGTGGNGTVGDEGTGGSNDDTADDTHDDPLSVTVTPGNGETTNVSVENADAYRNVGVTFENETGTGGLNVSQLNLTVERRANYDLRVNTSENLSTESPDFNGRTVGLARIDHSIPDSEIDGVQFTFRADARRFESTAIDPDEAVVYRYHDGRWNALETSVVRRDGDSYVLRADSPGLSTYAVGLRNEDLLSVSGASLSGPSGTVGDSVTVSATVTNRGNWMADETVSVTANGTNVATRTITVPVGETKAISFDITLDQPGTYALAVDGTSAGTLVLSGVSETTETSGDVATTESSTASTSSRTTGMVGTTHTTALGDSSKTNRDRRPKSWSLLAVGALVLAALLVIRRR; from the coding sequence ATGTCACGAAATCACGGCCGTATCCGTGCGGCCCTTCTGGTAGTAATCGCGCTGATGGTCGTCGTCGGAATCACGCCACCATCGGTGAGCGGTGCAAACAATATCGGCATCGGCATCAATGGGGAGGACGAGACGATTGCGCCGGGGGATTCGTTCGGCTATTACACATACGGTTTCTCCGGTGACCACTACGTCTACGTCGTTCTTGACAAGAACGGAGACGGTTTCTACAACGCGTCCGACGGGTACATGAACGTCTCCGTTTCCACCAGCGATAGCAACTTCAACGACTACTTCCCCGCCACGAAGACCACCGGCTTGGACGGGACGTACGACGTGTATGCTGTCGACGATAAATCCCTCGACGACGGACTACTCGATACCGGTGACAGTCTGACGAACGGTTCCTCGACACAGATTCACATCGACGGGAGTCCACCGTGGGTTTCGGACGTGAATTTCACGAACCCGACCAACCAAACGCTCGATTTTTCCTTCACCACGAACGAGCAGGTGAACACATCGACTATCAGCATCTCCGGACCCGAGTCGAGAATCCTCGACGGCAGTAACTTCACCGAGACCAACGACAACGGGACCTACACGTACAACACCTCCGTCGCAGTCACCCACGACGGTGACTACACGGCGGAAATCACCACGGCGAAAGACGACATCGGAAACGACGCCGCGAACAACCAATCGACATCGGAACTGTCCGACAACGTTACCGTCGATACCGTTCCGCCGGGACTGCAACACGTCGAGGCGGAAGTCGGCGACGACACTGCCACCGTCACGTTCAACGAGAGTGTCGTGGACGGCGACGGAAATGCACTCAGCGCCGACGATTTCGTGTTCACCAACGCCGACGGAGGCGGCGCGACGAATATTGGCTCCGTGAGCCACACGACGGGCACGGACACGGCGACGGTGACCTTCGACGCCTCCGTCTCGGCGGGTGACCTCGAAAACGACACCATCGCGGCGAAATCGGGGCACGTCTACGACCGGTACGGGAACGCCGCGGACACGACGGCTAAATCGCTGGAAGATACGGTGCAACCGGGGGCACCGACGGGAATCTCCGCACCGGACATCAACGCGAGCAATCGAGGGTCGTACGACGTTTCGGTCACCCTGCCCGACGACCACGAAGCCGGAACTGTACAGCTATCGCTAGCCGGTAATGTGACCAGAAGCACCACGGTCACGGCCGAGTCGGATGGCGACTCGACCGGTGAAACGGTCACGTTCACCGGTATCGATACCTCCGGTATCGCCGACGGATCGGTGTCCATCGACGCGACGATGACCGACTACGGCGGGAATTCGAACAGCGCGTCAGGAGTCGAGGTGACGAAGGATACGAGTCTCCCAGGCGTCACCGATGCGAGCATCTCGAACGCACCCATCGGTACCTACGACGCCGGGACCCAACAGACGGTGACCGTCGAGTTCAACGAGAGCATCGATACGAGCGCAAGCCCGACGGTTCGGGTCGTGAATCTGAATCGGACGTACGCCGTCAACGGGAGTTTCGACGACGATACGACGTGGACCGGGACCGTCACCATCGCGGACGACAACGAGCAGGCGACCGGAGCCATCGACATCTCCGGTGCGACCGACGGCGTGGGGAACGTGATGGCCGCCGACAGTTCGAACACGTTTCAGGTCGATACGACGGGACCGGCCAAACCCGATTCCACCGACGCGGCGAACATCACGCGAAAGAATCAGGATGACTACGACGTCACCGTGAACCTCGTCTCCGACTCGGAAGCCGATACGGTGAGCGTGAAGGTTTCGGACGGGACGAACTCGGTCGTCGAGAATCGGAGCGTCACGAACGGTACGGATTCGGTTACCGTCCCCGGTATCGACGTTTCGACGCTGGACGATACGGGAACCATCACCGTCACCGCGCTCGCGTTGGATGGCGGCTATCCGAACAGCGAGGGGTACACGGCGGGGACGACGGTGACGAAGGACACGACGCGGCCGACAGCGACGAACGTCGAAATCGGCGACGGCGAAATCAACGACACCGATGCCGGGACGTCACGGACGGTGACCGTCACGTTCGACGAGTCGATGAATCGGAGCGTCGACCCGTCCGTTCGGGTGGCGGGTCTGAACCGGACGTACGTCGTCGTCGGGAGTTACGATAGCGACACGATATGGACGGGGACCGTCACCATCGCGGACGACAACGAGACGACGACCGGGAACGTCACGGTCGAGAACGCGACCGACGCCGTCGGAAACGAACTGGCGGCGACGAAACACGCGTTTTCGGTCGATACGGTGTCTCCCTCCATCACCGGATTCGACGTGCGACGTACCGGCGGCGGAACGGTCGAGCTATCGTTCAACGGCAGCGAACGACTCGACGCCGCTTCCGTCACCCTTTCGACCCCGAGCGGAACGACGACGCTCACCTCGTTTACCGAGTCGGGGAGCGGGCCGTACGAGTACACGACGACGTACGCGGGCGGTGACGGCACCTACACCGCGACGTTGACCGAGGCCCGCGACGATGCGGGCAACGACGGCGCAAGCGGGCAATCCGACGCGGTGACGGTGGACACGACGCCGCCGACGTTCAGCGATCCCGTTCCCAGCGACACGACGGTCACCGACAACGAATCCACGGTGCGTATCGACGTCGCGGATGCGACCGGGAGCGTGAACGGGAGTTCGATTCGCGTCACGGTCACTGATTCGTCCGGAACCGAACTGAACGCGGTCGGAACGGCCCACAGCGGGGTTTCGTTCGACGGGAGCACGCTCACCGTCGACCCTTCGGCGGCGGGAATCACGCTGGCCGACGGCGACGTGAACGTCACCGTCGCGGCGAACGATACGGACGACAACCGGAACACGACCGAGTTCTCGTTCGGCGTCGATACGACGACCCCCGGCGTTCAGCAACCCCGCGCCGACCGGGACGTGACGGACGATTCGACGACGATTCGCGTCGATATCGACGACGCGACGACCGGCGTTGACGGGTCGAGCCTCCAAGTCACGCTCGACAACACGAGCGGCCAGTTCTTCAGCGGCGGAACCGGCACCGACGGCGTCTCGTTCGATGGCGACACGCTCACCGTCGACCCGACGAAGTCGGGCGTCCCGACCCTTCCGAACGGTACGGTCACCGTTACCGTCACCGCGGACGATGCGGTCGGAAACGAACGCTCGAACGGGTTCGAGTTCGACGTCGACGTCCCGCCGTCGGTCAGCGGTTTCACGGCGACGAACACCGACGGGATGAACGTGACCGCGTCGTTCGATTCGACCGACGAACTCGATACCGTGGCGGTCGGCATCAGCGGTGCGGAAAGTTCGACGTTGACCACGGCCGATTTCTCCGCGACGCCTGACGGCGACGGCGGGTACAACTACACGGCGACGTACACCGGGGGTACTGACGGAAACTACACGTTCCGGTTGAACACGGCCGACGACGGACGGAGCGACGGTGCGACCGGGGAAACGGAGACGGTACTCGTCGACGACACGCCGCCGTCGGTAACCGTTTCGACGCCCGACGGTGGGGAACAGTTCCACGACGGCGAGACGGCGACTGTCGAGTGGACCGCGACGGACTCCGTGAGCGTGGACACCGTTTCGATCGACTACTCCGCGGACGGCGGTGCGAGTTGGGCGACCATCACGGCGGCGACGAACGACGGAACCTACGACTGGACGGTTCCCGTCATCGACTCCGAGTCCGTCCTCGTTCGCGTCAACGGGACCGATACCAGCGGGAACGTCGGCACCGACACGAGCGCCGGGACGTTCACCATCGACTCGACGGCACCGACGGTCGAAAACTACAGCGTGAGTAATCCAACCGGGCAAGACGTCGTCGTCTCGTTCGATACCGACGAACGACTTGGGGCGATTACCGCGGAGGTCTCCGGTACCGAGTCGGGAACGCTCACGATGAGCGATTTCACCGAGACGGACAACGGCGACGGAACGTACACCTACGCGACCACGTACGCCGGGAGTTCCGACGGCAACTACACGGCGACCCTGACCGAGGCGACCGACGCCGTGGACAACGACGGCGCGAGCGGCCAGTCGGAAAGCGTCGAGGTCGATACGACTGACCCGTCGATCTCGAACTTCACGGTGACGAACCCGTCGGGGCGGAACGTGACGGTCGAACTCGATAGCGACGAATCGCTTTCGGACATCGATGTCACGCTCTCGGGTGCCGAGAACGCGACGCTGACCCGAACCGATTTCACCGTGAGTGGAACGACCTACACGGCGACCTACGACGGAAGCGTGGACGGTACGTACACCGCGACGCTCGACTCCGCGGCCGACGACGCGGGCAACGACGGCGCATCCGGGGAGACGGACGCGGTCAGCATCGACACGACGCCGCCGACCATCTCGAACGTCACCGTCTCGAATCCGACCCAGCAGGAGGTGCAACTGCGCTTCGACAGTTCAGAACCGCTCGCCGCCGTCGGTATCGCCATCTCCGGCGCCGAAACCGCGACGTTACGTCGAACCGGTCCGTCGAACGCGAGCGGATCCTACGTCGTCACGTACACCGGGAGCGTCGATGGTACGTACACCGCGACGTTGACCGAGGCGACGGACGATGCGGGTAACGATGGCGCGAACGGCCAATCGGGTAGCGTGACCGTGGACGCCCTGTCGCCGACCATCTCGAACCTCACTGCCTCGAACCCGACCGGTGACGAGATACGGGTCCGAGTCGTGAGTTCGGAACCGCTCTCCGCGCTCGAAACGGACCTCTCCGGGCCGGAGAACGCGACGCTCACCTTCGACGACTTCGTTCGAAACGGGACGACGTACACCGCGACGTACCCGGACGCCCCGAACGGCGAGTACGACGTGACTGTGGTCGGGTTCGCCGACACCGCGAACAACACGGGGTCATCGGGTCGGACGGACAACGTGACGCTACAGACCAGCGCGCCGACCGCCTCGAACTTCGTCGCCACCAATCCGACCGGAAGACGTGTCGTCATCAGCTTCGACGGATCGGAACCGCTTTCGGCGATCGACGTCTCGCTCTCCGGCGCGGCGAACGCGACGTTGACGCGGGCGAACTTCACCGAAAACGGAACGACCTACACGGCGACCTACAACGGGAGCGTCGATGGCACCTACACCGCGACGCTGGATGGGATAACGGATGGAACGGGTATCCACACCGTCCCGGGTAAAACGGCCAGCGTCACCGTCGATACGTCACAATCCGGTGGTGGAACCGGCGGCGGAAACACCGGTGGGAGCGGGACCGGCGGTGGGAGCAGTGGCGGAGATACCGGAGACGGAACCGGTGGAAACGGGACGGTCGGTGATGAGGGCACTGGCGGGTCGAACGATGACACGGCCGACGACACGCACGACGACCCGCTCTCGGTCACGGTCACACCGGGTAACGGGGAGACCACGAACGTCTCCGTCGAAAACGCCGACGCGTATCGGAACGTCGGCGTGACGTTCGAAAACGAGACCGGTACGGGTGGACTCAACGTCAGCCAGTTGAACCTCACCGTCGAGCGGCGGGCGAATTACGACTTGCGCGTGAACACCTCGGAGAACCTGTCCACCGAATCACCCGATTTCAACGGACGTACCGTTGGACTCGCTCGAATCGATCACTCGATCCCCGATTCGGAGATCGATGGCGTCCAGTTCACGTTCCGGGCCGATGCACGCCGCTTCGAATCGACCGCCATCGACCCCGACGAAGCGGTAGTCTACCGCTACCACGACGGACGGTGGAACGCCCTCGAAACGAGCGTGGTTCGACGGGACGGGGATTCGTACGTCCTGCGTGCCGACTCTCCGGGCCTGTCCACGTACGCCGTCGGTCTTCGAAACGAGGACCTCCTCTCCGTCTCGGGTGCGAGTCTGTCGGGTCCGTCCGGAACCGTCGGGGATTCCGTCACGGTCTCCGCAACCGTCACGAACCGCGGTAACTGGATGGCGGACGAGACTGTCTCGGTGACGGCCAACGGGACGAACGTCGCCACTCGAACGATCACCGTCCCCGTCGGGGAAACGAAGGCGATATCGTTCGATATCACGCTCGATCAGCCCGGGACCTACGCCCTCGCGGTCGATGGAACGTCGGCCGGAACCCTCGTCCTCTCGGGCGTTTCCGAAACGACGGAAACGAGCGGGGACGTCGCCACGACCGAGTCATCGACCGCTTCGACTTCGTCACGGACGACGGGGATGGTCGGGACGACCCACACGACGGCGCTCGGCGACTCGTCGAAAACGAACCGGGACCGTCGTCCCAAAAGCTGGTCGCTCCTCGCGGTTGGTGCTCTCGTCCTCGCCGCGCTCCTCGTGATTCGCCGACGGTGA
- a CDS encoding cold-shock protein has protein sequence MANGKVDFFNDTGGYGFIETDDADEDVFFHMEDVGGEDLTEGTEIEFDIEQAPKGPRAKNVVRQ, from the coding sequence ATGGCAAACGGTAAAGTTGATTTCTTCAACGACACAGGCGGCTACGGTTTCATAGAGACGGACGACGCGGACGAGGACGTTTTCTTCCACATGGAAGACGTTGGCGGCGAGGACCTTACGGAAGGTACCGAGATCGAGTTCGACATCGAACAGGCCCCCAAGGGCCCGCGAGCGAAGAACGTCGTTCGCCAGTAA
- a CDS encoding rhodanese-like domain-containing protein — protein MSKIRPDELDDRLDADDAPYVLDIRPRKAFQSEHIDGSRNIPVYDDLRGGDEDALRSRLDKIPQDNPVVTVCKMGVVAKRATGILDEEGYEVSTLAGGMSGWRGYRAGSLGYRVRSVLWRLF, from the coding sequence ATGAGCAAGATTCGACCCGACGAACTGGACGACAGACTCGACGCCGATGACGCGCCGTACGTTCTCGATATTCGGCCGAGAAAAGCGTTTCAGTCGGAGCATATCGACGGAAGTCGTAACATCCCTGTGTACGACGATTTACGCGGGGGAGACGAGGACGCACTCCGCAGCCGTCTTGATAAAATCCCACAAGACAACCCCGTCGTCACGGTCTGCAAGATGGGCGTCGTCGCAAAACGGGCGACCGGTATTCTCGACGAGGAGGGATACGAAGTCAGTACGCTCGCGGGGGGCATGAGCGGTTGGCGCGGCTATCGAGCCGGGTCGCTCGGCTACCGGGTTCGGTCGGTACTCTGGCGACTGTTCTAA
- the eif1A gene encoding translation initiation factor eIF-1A: MSEESGRRNLRMPNEDEMFAVVTQHNGGNHVQLRCNDGKERMGRIPGRMKYRTWIEEGDVVLIEPWDWQDEKANIEWRYTSQDADQLRREGHIQ; encoded by the coding sequence GTGAGTGAAGAAAGTGGGCGTCGGAACCTCCGAATGCCAAACGAGGACGAGATGTTCGCGGTCGTCACCCAACACAACGGTGGCAACCACGTACAGCTCCGATGTAACGACGGAAAAGAGCGAATGGGCCGGATTCCCGGTCGAATGAAATACCGAACCTGGATCGAAGAGGGCGACGTCGTCCTCATCGAACCGTGGGACTGGCAGGACGAGAAGGCCAACATCGAATGGCGATACACCAGCCAGGACGCGGACCAACTCCGCCGCGAAGGCCACATCCAGTGA
- a CDS encoding phosphoenolpyruvate carboxykinase (ATP), which produces MSDTGQSVQSLKSKLPNPITADNVRYNPSFSELREFSRELETTAEFGSASYVSRERSRNSDKTRNAVDEGFDADDYAHIEDAVEFAREHEMLCVDRLMGRHTDHSYRCRLYVPKKYGRIALAWANLFEPVEEEGEPDFVTIQVPDWDEIAVRVLPEEGVTVALGSDYTGEAKKSFLRLFMFHAKRKGGLGLHAGSKRVTLRDETGDLRDVGQVFLGLSATGKSTLTAHGLWLDDPESATMLQDDVCALLPDGSVAGSEGNGLYVKTIGLDADEQPAMYDAVTHESAVLENVDVDDDGTVDFDSDLHTSNGRAIIRRDQLSSSSEDIDLERVDQLFFITRNPTMPPVAKLSPEEAAVAFMLGESIETSAGDPSKAGESIRVVGTNPFIIGSRGEEGNRFRSLIDDLGVETYILNTGHLGGKDIGVTESVTLLREIARGTVEWTDDDASGLTVPSSVPGIDIGEFSVADNVDDHDSELSRLRTERRVHLDTFEDLDEDIRDAVY; this is translated from the coding sequence ATGTCAGACACTGGGCAGTCAGTCCAATCCCTGAAGTCGAAACTCCCGAATCCAATAACGGCGGACAACGTTCGCTACAACCCGTCGTTTTCGGAACTTCGTGAGTTTTCGCGGGAGTTGGAGACGACGGCCGAATTCGGTTCCGCGTCGTACGTCAGCCGCGAACGGTCGCGCAACTCGGACAAGACGAGAAATGCCGTCGACGAAGGATTCGACGCGGACGACTACGCACACATCGAGGACGCGGTCGAGTTCGCCCGAGAACACGAGATGCTCTGCGTGGACCGCCTGATGGGCCGCCACACCGACCACTCCTACCGGTGCAGACTCTACGTTCCGAAGAAGTACGGCCGTATCGCCCTCGCGTGGGCGAACCTCTTCGAACCGGTCGAGGAGGAGGGTGAACCGGATTTCGTCACGATACAGGTTCCCGACTGGGACGAAATCGCCGTTCGAGTCCTTCCCGAGGAGGGCGTGACCGTCGCTCTCGGAAGCGACTACACCGGCGAGGCGAAGAAGTCCTTCCTCAGGTTGTTCATGTTCCACGCAAAACGGAAGGGCGGCCTCGGACTGCACGCCGGAAGCAAGCGAGTGACGCTTCGGGACGAAACCGGCGACCTGCGCGATGTGGGGCAGGTTTTCCTCGGTCTCTCCGCGACCGGCAAGTCCACGCTGACCGCCCACGGTCTCTGGCTCGACGACCCCGAATCGGCGACGATGCTCCAGGACGACGTCTGTGCCCTGCTCCCCGACGGAAGCGTCGCGGGCAGCGAAGGTAACGGGTTGTACGTCAAGACCATCGGCTTGGACGCCGACGAACAGCCCGCGATGTACGACGCCGTCACGCACGAATCCGCGGTCCTCGAAAACGTGGACGTGGACGACGACGGTACCGTCGATTTCGACAGCGACCTCCACACGTCGAACGGCCGGGCCATCATCCGCCGCGACCAACTCTCGTCGTCGAGCGAGGACATCGACCTGGAGCGGGTCGACCAACTGTTCTTCATCACCCGCAACCCGACGATGCCGCCGGTGGCGAAACTGTCGCCGGAGGAGGCGGCGGTGGCGTTCATGCTCGGCGAGTCCATCGAGACCAGCGCGGGCGACCCGTCGAAAGCCGGTGAGTCCATCCGCGTCGTGGGCACCAACCCGTTCATCATCGGATCGAGGGGCGAGGAGGGCAACCGGTTCCGCTCGCTCATCGACGACCTCGGCGTCGAAACCTACATCCTCAACACCGGCCACCTCGGCGGCAAGGACATCGGCGTCACGGAGTCGGTGACGTTGCTCCGGGAGATCGCGCGCGGGACGGTCGAGTGGACGGACGACGACGCGAGCGGACTCACCGTTCCGAGTTCGGTCCCCGGTATCGACATCGGCGAGTTTTCGGTCGCGGACAACGTCGACGACCACGATTCGGAGTTGTCACGACTCCGTACCGAGCGACGGGTCCACCTCGACACGTTCGAGGATCTGGACGAGGACATCCGGGACGCGGTTTACTGA